In a single window of the Halobaculum lipolyticum genome:
- a CDS encoding aldehyde dehydrogenase family protein has translation MSADDDVYRHYIDGEWTDGTGEETFTSENPANGDELGEFRRGTEADVDRAVAAADDAFEEWKELSHIDRAEYLWDIYHELKERHQELGEVVTMECGKEISEGKADVTEAWHMVEWAAGDARHPKGDVIPSEIPSKDAYMRRKPRGVVGCITPWNFPVAIPFWHMAVALVEGNTVVFKPAEQTPWCAQILAEMFEDAGVPDGVFNMVQGFGDAGNAIVEDDRVDTVLFTGSAEVGHKIASKVGGEPGKLAACEMGGKNNIVVTEKADLDVAVHSAVMSSFKTTGQRCVSSERIVVHEDVYDEFKERFVANAKSVAVGDPLDENTFMGPLIEDEHKEKVSQYNQLAKDEGVNVLVDREELDADEIPDGHEDGHWIGPFVYEADPHEDLRCTHEEVFGPHVALLKYSGDIEDAVDIHNDTDYGLAGAIISEDYRQINYFRDNAEIGLAYGNLPCIGAEVHLPFGGVKKSGNGYPSAREVIEAVTERTAWTLNNSKDIQMAQGLSADIKTTDD, from the coding sequence ATGAGTGCAGACGACGACGTCTACCGGCACTACATCGACGGCGAGTGGACCGACGGGACGGGCGAGGAGACGTTCACGAGCGAGAACCCCGCCAACGGCGACGAACTCGGCGAGTTCCGTCGCGGAACCGAGGCGGACGTCGACCGCGCGGTCGCCGCCGCAGACGACGCCTTCGAGGAGTGGAAAGAACTCTCTCACATCGACCGTGCGGAGTACCTCTGGGACATCTACCACGAGCTGAAAGAGCGCCACCAAGAGCTGGGCGAGGTCGTCACCATGGAGTGCGGCAAAGAGATCTCGGAAGGGAAGGCCGACGTGACCGAGGCGTGGCACATGGTCGAATGGGCCGCTGGCGACGCCCGCCACCCGAAGGGCGACGTGATCCCCTCCGAAATCCCGAGCAAGGACGCCTACATGCGCCGGAAACCGCGCGGCGTCGTCGGCTGTATCACGCCGTGGAACTTCCCCGTCGCCATCCCGTTCTGGCACATGGCCGTCGCGCTGGTCGAGGGCAACACGGTCGTGTTCAAGCCGGCCGAGCAGACGCCGTGGTGTGCGCAGATCCTCGCGGAGATGTTCGAGGACGCGGGCGTCCCCGACGGCGTGTTCAACATGGTGCAGGGCTTCGGCGACGCCGGCAACGCCATCGTCGAGGACGACCGCGTCGACACCGTGCTGTTCACGGGCAGCGCGGAGGTCGGCCACAAGATCGCGAGCAAAGTCGGGGGAGAACCCGGCAAGCTCGCGGCCTGCGAGATGGGCGGGAAGAACAACATCGTGGTGACCGAGAAGGCCGACCTCGACGTGGCGGTCCACTCGGCGGTCATGTCCTCGTTCAAGACGACGGGTCAGCGGTGTGTGTCGAGCGAGCGTATCGTCGTCCACGAGGACGTGTACGACGAGTTCAAGGAGCGCTTCGTCGCGAACGCGAAATCGGTCGCCGTGGGCGATCCCCTCGACGAGAACACGTTCATGGGGCCGCTCATCGAAGACGAACACAAGGAGAAAGTCTCGCAGTACAACCAACTCGCGAAAGACGAGGGCGTGAACGTGCTCGTCGACCGCGAGGAGTTGGACGCCGACGAGATCCCGGACGGCCACGAGGACGGCCACTGGATCGGACCGTTCGTGTACGAGGCCGACCCCCACGAGGACCTCCGGTGCACCCACGAGGAGGTCTTCGGCCCCCACGTCGCCCTCCTGAAGTACAGCGGCGACATCGAGGACGCGGTCGACATCCACAACGACACCGACTACGGGCTGGCCGGCGCGATCATCTCCGAGGACTACCGCCAGATCAACTACTTCCGCGACAACGCCGAGATCGGGCTGGCGTACGGCAACCTCCCGTGTATCGGCGCGGAAGTCCACCTGCCGTTCGGCGGGGTGAAGAAGTCCGGGAACGGCTACCCGAGCGCTCGTGAGGTCATCGAAGCGGTGACCGAGCGGACGGCGTGGACCCTGAACAACTCCAAGGACATCCAGATGGCACAGGGGCTGTCGGCGGACATCAAGACCACCGACGACTGA